A region of the Oceanihabitans sp. IOP_32 genome:
GCCAAGTTATATTATAAAATGCTAAGCTATAAATTTAAAAATGATGAAGCAGAAGACGATTACGACAATGCTTTTGACACCAACGAAATAAATAAAAACAATTCAAAATACAACGAAGACGATGACTACTAAAGGACCTATTTCTCAATTTATAGAAAAGCACTACTTACATTTTAATGCTGCGGCCTTAGTTGATGCTGCCAAAGGATATGAAGCACAGTTAGATGGCGGCGCAAAAATGCTAGTTTCTCTTGCTGGAGCTATGAGTACCGCAGAACTTGGTAAGAGTTTTGCCGAAATGATTCGTCAAGACAAGGTTCAAATAATCTCTTGTACAGGTGCCAACCTTGAAGAAGATATTATGAATTTAGTAGCACATTCACATTACAAACGCGTACCAAATTACCGCGATTTAACACCTCAAGACGAGTGGGATTTAATGGAAAAAGGATTAAATCGCGTAACAGATACCTGTATTCCAGAAGAAGAAGCCTTTAGACGCTTACAGAAACATATCGTAAAAATTTGGAAAGATGCCGAAGCAAACGGAGAACGTTATTTACCGCACGAGTATATGTATAAAATGTTATTATCTGGCGTATTAGAACAATACTACGAAATAGACCTAAAAGATTCTTGGATGTACGCTGCCGCAGAAAAGAACTTACCAATAATTTGTCCAGGTTGGGAAGATAGTACCATGGGCAACATCTTTGCTAGCTACGTACTTAAAGGCGAGTTACAAGCCAGTACCGTAAAATCTGGAATTGAGTATATGACCTTTTTAGCAGATTGGTACACCGCAAACTCTCAAAACGGCATTGGTTTCTTCCAAATTGGAGGCGGCATCGCAGGCGATTTCCCAATATGTGTGGTACCTATGTTGTATCAAGATATGGAACGCCCAGACACACCGTTTTGGAGTTATTTTTGTCAGATTAGCGATTCTACAACAAGTTACGGGTCGTATTCTGGTGCTGTACCAAACGAAAAAATCACTTGGGGTAAACTCAATGTAGACACCCCTAAATTCATAATAGAAAGTGACGCCACTATTGTTGCGCCATTGGTTTTCGCCTATGTATTAGGCCTGTAAACATGAACGAGAACATAGATAATATTGAGCTTAAGTTTTTAACTGTTGATGATTTTGAAGAGTTAAAAGATGCCACTTTAGAGGCCTACGGAGGCGTGCTTAATTCCTATTGGAAAAAACACCATATAGAAGAGTTAACCTCTATGTTCCCCGAAGGTCAGGTGGTTATAAAAATTGATGGCGATATTGCAGGTTGCGCCTTATCACTTATTGTAGATTATGATCGTATTGATGACGAGCATACTTACGAGGATATAATTGGTGGTAAATCCTTTAAAAATCACGACCCTAATGGTGATGTACTCTATGGCATTGATGTATTTATAAAGCCCCAGTATAGGGGCTTACGCCTAGGAAGACGATTATACGATTACAGAAAAGAACTTTGTGAGAATTTAAATTTAAAGGGCATTGTTTTTGGAGGAAGAATGCCAAATTACCATAAATATAAAGAACTTACTCCAAAAGAGTATATAGAAAAAGTAAAACGCAAAGACATTCATGATCCTGTTTTAAATTTTCAAATCTCTAACGATTTTCATCCAGTTCGAGTGCTTAAAGGTTATTTAGAAGGCGATACCGCATCTAATGAATACGCGGTATTAATGGAGTGGGACAATATATATTATACCAAACCCAATAAAAAAGCGAGTTCTGTAAAAACAGTTGTTAGGTTAGGCCTCATTCAATGGCAAATGCGTCCGTATAAAGATCTGGATGCCCTCATGCAACAAGTTGAATATTTTATAGACAGCGTGGCGGCGTATAGATCAGATTTTGCCGTATTTCCGGAGTTTTTTAATGCGCCTTTAATGGCAGAATTTAACCACATGCATGAGCCAGATGCCATTAGAGAACTAGCAAAATTTACAGAAACCATTGTCGATAAATTAAAGCAATTATCGATTTCGTATAACATTAATATTATTTCTGGAAGTATGCCAGAACTTGTAAACGATAAGTTATACAATGTGGGATATTTATGCAGAAGAGATGGCAGTGTAGAACGTTACGAGAAATTACATATTACCCCAGACGAAGCTAAGGTGTGGGGTATGCAAAAAGGCCATACATTACAAACTTTTGAAACCGATGCAGGTAAAATTGGTATACTTATTTGTTACGACTCAGAGTTTCCAGAATTATCACGTTTATTAGCCGATGAAGGTATGGATATTCTTTTCATTCCGTTTTTAACCGATACGCAGAACGGCTATTCTCGTGTAAGACTATGTGCTCAGGCACGCGCTGTAGAAAACGAATGTTATGTAGCCATTTCGGGTAGTGTTGGTAATTTGCCAAACGTAAATAATATGGATATTCAATACGCACAATCGGCCGTATTTACCCCATGCGATTTTTCATTTCCTAGTAATGGCATTAAGGCCGAGGCGACTACAAATACCGAGATGATTTTAGTGGCCGACGTAGACTTAAGTTTACTGCGAGAGCTGCATGCACTTGGTGCCGTGCGCAATTTAAAAGATAGAAGAAAAGATTTTTACGATGTTATCAGAATAAAATAATCTTGTATCTTACGCAGAGAAAAAAAATCCTTTGTATGAAAAATAAAAACGATAATTTAAAACGAGTTATTGTAGATTTTAAAAAGCTAACACCAGAAATTTTAGCCCTATTAGTAGAGAAGTATCCCGATGGATATGATGATGATCACATTGTAACTTTTAAAAATGCTAAAAACGAACTTATTGAAGCCGTTGAGGTTCTTACTGCAGACACCAAATATCTCGTAAAAGTAAGTGCTAAATTAGAAGTCACCATGGAGAACTATGACGAGGATGATTATGAAGATTTTGCTGCAAATGATCCAGAAGCCGTCCCAGATCCAGAGATTGCAGAAGAAGATGCTTCAAATGATTTAGATTAAAATCTTAAATTAACTCTATTAGTTTTAAATGCACAAGCATTTATACGAACGAACTTAAAACACATATTAATTTTTGAAGACTTAACTTTATAGGTTTTAAGTCCCTATTTAAGCTTTAAATTCTGTCTTCTAAGTGTAATACCAAATTAACAATGTCATGTCGCATACAATTCGTTTACTCACATTTTTCTGTTTTATAAATAGGTGTTCATGATGTGCTTCGCAGTTCTTTTTCGCCCATATTTAGGTAGAAAATAAAACCATGACTTTGGCTAGGGGCTTTGATTTTAGCTCACGCCCATATTATAGTAAAATAACGTGTTCGTGAATCTGCGATTTCCATCTCATCTGAGTAAAAAATAAGTAAAATTAACCATACGACATTTCAAAATTAAATTGGTGCAAATAATATTTCCCGAGGCCGACACCTCGGGGAAACTTAGCTTGATAAAAACCTAAAATCACAATGCAGCTTTACAACCTTTAAATAACTAAAAACATCCTTTTTTTAAAACAAAATTATCATTCTACTCCTTTTTTGTTAAAATTTGAAAATATTTTTTTTGCTTAATTCATGGATTTAAAAGTGAAAAAAAAAATCGATTAAACCCAAACACATAACGACACCACAATTGTTTATCAACTAAAAAAATGACAAAAAAAAAGACTAAAAATTATCGCTTTGAAATGTTAATTTTTAATCCTTAAAAATCTATACCACAAAGCCAGGCGTATATGTATTATATTCACTACCAGTAGTTTTAAAACTTAGAACTGCTAAAAGTAATTCGGAGATGTGGTAGGCCATCAACCGATAAAAACAATTATTTAATCTTAAAATTTTAAAAAAATGAAAACAAATCTTTTATTAAAATGCGCAGTATTTGCACTATCAATCGTTACCTTTTCTAGCTTTGCAACAGTGACTAATTTGAATGACGTAACAACCACTCTAGACATTCAAGAGGAAACTGTAGTAAATGCCGTTTACGACGGGCACGATGAGTCTGGATACAACTTTACAGTTGTAGATGAAGATGATAATGAGTCTACTATTACTTTTCAAGAAATTAGCGCTGAATTATTACAGACTTATGATTTAAAATCTGAATCGTTCGTAGGTAAAAGTTTTACAGTTACTTACAAAACTGAAAACGATGTTAATACCATCACGAACCTTACTGAATTACCACAGTATTAATCGAAAAATAAATTAGTCGAGGTCCTACCTCAAGACTTTTCGACAAAATATTTGTGTGTTTCACAATGAAAAAGGCTGCTCTATGAGCGGCTTTTTTTTATAAATACTTCCCAAACAAATACCCCGTAAACTATGGCGTACTCTATGGCAATAATCCATAAATTCTCAGATTTATCGGCGCTATCTGCGTTTAAATAGGCTAAATAACTTAAAACAATAACAAAACTCCACACGAACACAAACTTATATCTAGTAAAAACCGAAAGTGCTAAAATTGTTGCAATATACCATGGGTGCACCGTTGTTGCTACAAAAAAATAAAAAGACAAGAACAATAACATCGACGTTATTAATTGACTCGTTGTTTTATTTTTTCTGAAAAAAGTAAGCATAAGCACAAATAAAATAACAACCACAGATAATACTGGCCCAATAATTTCAATTTCATTATAGCCTCTAAAAGCATATCCTATAGCTCTAGCGACATAATATATACTGGCATTAAACTCAAAATTACTAAACCATAATCCCACGGTTTTAGCATAATTGATAATAAATTCTGTAGAATAAAAAGGAAGAAATAAGAGAATTACAGTAATCATTGTAATACTATAAAATGAAAGTAATTGTTTTATTCCCTTTTGTACGTCATTGCGAGGAGTGCACGACGTGGCAATCTTTTTTCTGTTATCTTGAACTTGTTCAGGAAACTCATAATCATTTTTTTTTGAAACAAACCATTGATAAAATAAAGGCAAAAATAGTAAAGGAATTAATTTAACTGAAACTGACAAACCCAAAACAATAGCCGCAAATTGCCATTTACCAATATGCATTAAATATAAACTCCAAATTAAAAAGAAAATCATGACACCTTCAAAATGAAGATTGCCAGTTAACTCTATAACAATAAACGGATTTAAAATATACCAGAACATATGATAAGCTGGAAGTTTTAGCTTTTTAAGCAGTCTTTTTCCAAAATAAAGTGTTCCAAAATCGGCGGCAATAATTAACAAACGCATCGCTACAACCGCTCCTAAAATACTTTTCCCAGAAAAAAAAGCTGCTAAAGCAAAACAAAATTGATTTAACGGCGGATAATTACTAAAATGGCTCGCATTTAAAGCTCCCATACCTTCGTATAACACTTGAGCTTGTGCCACAGGAGGTTCAGCATTGCGCATTAAGGCTTCTACTGTATGCAGGTAAGGATTAATACCCTCCAATAACAACCTACCATCCCAAATAAACCGATAAAAATCTTGCGATAAATTCGGTATAGCCAAAATAAAAACAGCTCTAAAAACAAAGGCTAGCCAAGTTAAAAGTTTTATGTTTCCCTTAAAATATTGTACTAATTTATAAAACAAAAAAAATAAGGCGGCATATAATAATAGCAGCTTTATATAATCTGTACGCAGCAAATCGTAAGCAAAAGCGCCGTAAAACATCAAACTTGACAATGCCATAAGGAATGGCATTTTATGTAGTTTTAAAAAAGCAGTATTTAAAAACATGAAGTAAATATAGGATTAATTGTTCTAAATTCTTCGCTTAGAAATACTCACTTTGACTTACGAGAAAAATTCACTAAATTAGAGGATTAAGACCATTAAATATTAAGCTTCTTGTCTATACTGGGCTTATTGGCGCAAAACATTAAGACTATTTTTTTAAGACATCAACAAAAATTTATTTAGATAATATGTTAAGAATCCAAGTAAAAAAAGGAGTTGATAAAGTTCTTTTAAGGCTATATCATTCTAGCCATAAAAAAGAAGCTCTTAAATTTCTTAAAAAAATAGAAGCTCAAAAAGGTAAAACGAATCCTAAATTTATAAAATTAAGTAATCAATATGCCTCAGATGTTCTTGGGTGGATTGGTTATTCTCCTTGGCTTTATGTCTATAGTGCCATTAGCGGAAGTTTTAAAGAAGGATGGATTCCAGATAATTATTACGGTAAAATAGTAATACCTGAACTTAAGGGGCAATATGGTGCTTTAGACGATTTAAATGCACTACAAAACAAACTTTTTACTAGTGCCCTATTTCCCGATAAGGCTTATTATGTTAATGGTTTATGGACCACCAAAGACTACGCTGTAATTCCTCAAAAAAAGGTGGCAGACGTTCTATTTAATTCGTCACAAGACATTGTTTACAAAACAGATAATTCGTTAAGAGGCCTAGGTGTGCACTTTTTTTCTAAAGATAATTTTGAAATTAATAAAGTAATGGCCTTAGGTAATGGCATAGCTCAACAGTTTATTAAGCAGCATGTTTTTTTTGAAGACATTGTGTCGAAATCTGTAGCCACCATTAGATTAACCACATATATCGATGTGAAGGGAGAAACTTCTCTTCGATCAGGTTTTCTTCGTGTAGGACGGGCTCCAGATACTCATGTAAAATCTGTAAGTCATATAAGAGTGCCCATTAATATAAACACTGGGGAGTTAAGTAAAACTGGATATGATACCAATTTGAATACCATTGAAAAACATCCCGACAGTAATTATATTTTTAATAAAAGAAAAATACCACATTTTAACAAATGCATAGCTGCTGTACTACATTTACACAAACAAATGCCTTTTTCAAGAACCATAGGTTGGGACTTAACGCTTGACAAAAATGAAGAAGTTAAAGTGATGGAATGGAATGGAGGACATAACGACGTGAAATTTGGCGAGGCCACACAAGGCCCATGTTATGCAGATCTAGGATGGGAAAAATTATGGAAAAAATAAGCGTCGTATTCAAGATGACTCCGGCAAAACCAGACGCTCAATATCTAAAAGTATATTAGTTCGAACAGAAAACCAGATTTGATTTATGGCTTTGATTTGATTTTCGATATCATCTGAGCAAAAACTAATTCAACTTATCAATACGACATTTCAAAATTAAATTGGTATGAGACCATCCTCAAATAAAAAAAACAACCATCTGCTAAAAATGATAAATTCAACAATAAAACAGATTAAAAAGTGCGAGTATTTTTTAGGATTTAGAGGTTAACGATTTATAAAAAACATAGCCAAAACCTAGAAACAACATAAGGTGAAATGGAAAAAGCCCAAAATCGCCACCTTGATCACCTACCACAAAAGCACTGTACAAACCAAAGGCAAAGTACAGCATAAGCAAACCTTCAAAAACCACATAAATAGAGATGGTTTTGTTTAGGTATTTATTTGTTTTCCATCCCTCTCTAGTACTACTAATATTAAATTTTGGTGTTCGAACAAATTCACTTTTTTTCCCAAAATGCCCTTCTAAAACTGCTATAGAATTATGCAAAGAAAAGCCCATAGCTACCGAGAAAAAAACAAAAAACATCCCTGTATAATTTAAAAAACTTCTTAGCGTAGTACCGTACATTTTCTTATACATTATCCAATAGCAAACAAAAAATATCAGAGTGCTTAACACAAAAAAACTCATCACTATAAAATAGGTTTTTAAATGGGCGTTTTCATTTTTTATGTAAAGCATGGGGACACTCAGTATCGCTACTACCAGAATGTTTAAAAACATGGTACTGTTTAATAAATGAAGTAAACCATGCAGTTTTGTTTTTGCCGATAGGTTTTTACTTTTTAAAACCTTCCACATCATTTTCTGGAAATTTTCGGCACCGCCTTTGTTCCATCTAAATTGTTGAGAGCGTGCTGCACTAATCACTATGGGTAACTCTGCTGGTGTAACAACATCTTCAAGGTATTTAAATTTCCATTTTTTTAATTGAGCACGATAGCTTAAATCTAAATCTTCGGTTAAGGTATCCCCTTCCCAATTACCAGCGTCTAAAATGCAAGTTTTCCGCCAAACACCTGCTGTACCATTAAAATTAATAAAATGGCCTTTACTATTTCTACCGACTTGCTCGAGTGTAAAATGAGCATCTAAAGCAAAAGCTTGTATTTTGGTTAATATAGAATAGTTGCGATTTATATGTGCCCAACGGGTTTGTACAACGCCAAGTTTTTCATCTTTAAAATAAGGGATGGTACGTTGTAACCAATCGGTTTGTGGCAGGAAATCGGCATCAAAAATGGCAATAAATTCGCCTTTAGCGGTTTCTAATCCCGCTTTTAATGCCCCAGCTTTAAAGCCTTTTCGATTGCTTCTGGTTATGTGCTGTATATCTAAACCTTCGTTTTGTATTTTAGCAATGTGGTGTTTCGTGCTTTCTACAGTTTCATCGGTAGAATCGTCTAAAACTTGAATCTCTAATCTATGTCTGGGGTAATCTATTTTGGCAATATTGTTCAATAAACGTTCCATAACATACATTTCGTTATAAACGGGTAGTTGTATGGTAACAAAAGGAACTTCCTTCGGATTTGATAAATCGAACAAATCAGAAGTCGTATTACTTTTTTTTGCCGATACATAATTAAATAAAAGGTTTAATTGTGCTAAGGCATAAACAAATATAAGCACTAAAGCTATGGTGTAAACTACTATAATTATGGTCTCTAAAAGCATTATTTAATACTGTATTTAAAAATCCATCCTAGTATTTTAAAACCAGCAAACACGGCTCCTTTAAAGGTACCAGAAACTTTCGAGATGCCTATTCTATTTCTGTAATTCACGGGTATTTCGGTGTAACTAAGTTTTTGCCTTAAGACCTTTAATTGCATTTCTACGGTCCAGCCATAGGTTTTATCTTCCATATTTAAGGCCAACAATTTATTGTATGTAATGGCTCTAAAGGGACCTAAGTCGGTGAATTTCGATTTAAAAAAGAGTGTCATCAATGTGGTTGCCAGCCAATTCCCAAAAATTTGCGGTCCTGTCATTGATCCTTGTTCTCTTAAATCCTTTACGCGCGCTCCAATTACAAAATCGATATCATCATTAATAATAGGTGCTACAATTTTTGTTAATTCCTCTGGATAATCACTATAATCGCCATCTAAAAACACGACAATATCTGGCTTTATATTTTGATTTGCTATATATGTCATACCTTTCAAACAAGCATAGCCGTAGCCTTTGCGTTTTTCCGTTAAAACGGTAGCCCCCGCTTTTTTGGCATTGATTTCAGTATTATCTGTAGAGTTATTACTAATTACAATTATTTCGTTAACTATATCAGGAATATCGTTAATAACAAGGGCAATAGAATCTGCTTCGTTGTAGGCAGGGATGATGACTTTTATATGAGGCATTGTTGAGGCGCTATTTTAATGACAAAAATACCAATATTTTAGGGGTTTAGTTACTCACACATACGCTTCTTTTCTGTTTTTTTAGTTATATAAAACAAGAATATTTTCTGTTATATAAAAGTAAATGATGTATCAGTGTACCATTATTTTTGTTTCAAAAAATCCATCAGATCTAAATTATTACCCAGTAAAACATCAGTAGGATTAATACGCCCTTTTTCTGGCCCATTTTCAAGTTTTAAAACCCCTCTTGGGCAAACCGCAGCACAAATACCGCAACCCACACAACTTGCTCTTATAATATTTTCGCCTTTTTGAGCATAAGCGCGTACATCAATACCCATTTCGCAATAGGTTGAGCAGTTACCACAAGAAATGCATTGGCCGCCATTAGTTGTAATTCTAAATCGCGATTTAAAACGCTGAACAATACCTAAATAAGCAGCTAACGGACAACCAAAACGGCACCATACGCGGTTGCCAAAAATAGGATAAAAACCTGTGCCTATAACACCTGCAAACCAAGCCCCAATTAAGAAACTATAAGCATCTTTTATCCATTGGGAGTTAATACCCAAAAACGACTGCACGCCAAGAAAATAACAATACAAAGTTACCAAAGTCATCACCAAAGAAAACACTAAAACGCCATGCACCAACCAGCGTTCTAATCTCCAGGCGTTTAAACTTTTATCTGAAAGTTGCCTGTACGGATCTCCTAAAGTTTCGGCTAAACCACCACAACCACAAACCCAAGAGCAATACCAGCGTTTTCCGAAGAAATAAGTCATAACAGGTACTATAACTAAGGTTAATACAATACCCCAAACCAATATAAATAATCCTATGGCGCCACTGTTACGAAGACTGTCTAAATTCCAATCAAAAAAGAAATCATAGTCTAAAGGAAAGGCATTTTTAAAATCGTATCCCGGCATATTTAAGCTTAGCATAATTTCTGGAATAAGAAAGGCGAATACTATTTGAAAGAACAGTACCGAAGTAGTTCTTATCATTTGATAAGTATTATGCCGGTATTTAATATACATACGCACGGCCATAACCAGCATAACCACAGAGTATAAAAAGCCATAAACAAACCATTGGCTTGCCGGATTGCCGTTTAAAAACACACTTATAGAATCGAGAATATAGGTCCAATTAACCACATAATCTGGGTAAAAATATAAGAGCACATAAAACACCACTAGATATAGGAGTACCAACCAAGCTATCCAACCACGGTTGGTACTCGCTTTATGATAAATACCGTTATTTTTAATTCCAGGTTTACCTAATAGAATAACATTTGGTAAAATAAAAAGTAAGGCACCAATTATTGCTAAACCAAAACTTAACCACCATAGGATTAACGGATTTTCTTTAACAAAACCTGAACCCGCAATTTTAGCAACTTCATAACTTAAACTGTGGGGTTTTCCGTAGATTTTATATTGATATTGCTCGCCTTTTTTATCCCAGTTTTTTTCAGAATCGTATTTTTCTATTAATTTATCATAGTAATCGTTTGAGGCTTGATAAGCTTGCCTCACGCGGCTAGAAAACTCAAAAATATTTAGATGCTCTTGAGTTACGGTAGCTTTAAAAAGGGCGTCTTCTATAACTTCACTTTGGTAATTTTTAGATTCAATAAAGGTTTTAAACTGGGAAGGGCTAAGCCCAAAGTTACCAGTGAATAAACTCCCTGAAAAAACACAGAGTCCTATTAAGAATAATATTAATCCTGATGTTTTTATTGCCTTCATCTCTTAGTTTCTTATCATACGATCTCATTGTATGAAAACACAATAAGCTCACATTTTATAGTGGTTCTACTTTGCAAAAATACGCTTCCAACTTTTCTTTTTCAGTTGTATATTGGTTTTGTTTTCCCTGTTGAATTTTGCAAGGATTTCGGGTTCATGAAGTTTATAAAACTCGGGGTCGAAATTAGCATCGGCCAAATGTTCTAAAACATAATCGACGCTGCGTTTTTGGTTAAGAATGCGATTGAAAAAATCGTGTCGCATTCTTATGCCAAAAGTGTTTATACCAATAAATTCGCGCGTGTTTTTATCGTAATTTACATGAATACATTTTTTACCATCTTCGTGTTCCCAATAAAAACGCTGCTCGTTTTCTTTTGTTTTTGCCCAAACCCAGCCATAGGTTTGGTATTCTATATCTATAAATTTGGCCGAGTTAAACCAATGTCCTGGTTGGTAGGCCATTCGAATACCGCAAATGGTTTGTGCAATGGTTTCTCCCATCATGCGTCCGGTATACCAAACCGCTTCTATACTGTTGCGCAGGTTAATGGCTTCACGCTGTTCTGCACAATCGCCAATGGCGTAAACATCTGGAATATTGGTTTCTAAAAAGCGATTGACTTTTACACCGCGATGGGTTTCAATCTTTGAGTTTTTTAAAAAATCGATATTAGGAGACACGCCCGCGGTTAAGCCCACGATGTTACATTCAATTTCGTCTTCGGTTTCAGCGATAACAACAGATTTTACCGTTCCATTTTCATCAGCTTTAATTTCCTTTAAGTTCACCCCTAACCTAAGATCGACGCCTATACTTCTAATTTCTCGATTAATCAAAGCCGACTCTTGTTCTGGTAAAACGATGTTCCAAAAACTAGATTCTCGAACTAAAAACGTAACAGGAATATGCCGAGAATGCAACATCTCGACTAATTCGACACCTATTAAACCACCACCAACAACAACGGCGTGTTTACACACTTTATTATTAGGTGCATATTTTTCAAGCGCCTCTAAGTCTTGTTTGTGGTACATACCCATAACGCCTTTTAGATCTTGTCCGGGCCAGCCAAACTTATTGGGTTTACTTCCCGTCGCTATAATAAGCTTATCGTATTTTAAAGACTCACCATTTGCAAACAGTAAACTTTTTGTTTCTGTTTTAACCGTTTTTACAAAGCCTTTTTTAAGGTTGATTTTATTCTTTTTCCAAAACCAATTTTCGTAGGGTTGCGTATGCTCAAACTTCATGTGTCCCATATACACATACATGAGTGCGGTGCGGGAAAAAAAATAATCGGTTTCGGCAGAGATGATTGTGATTTTCTTATCAGAAAGCTTTCTTATATGCCGCGCTGCTGTAACACCTGAGATTCCGTTTCCTATAATAACAATGTGTTCCATTTTTTAGGGATTCTATTCTAATAGGTCGAAGGTAATGATAATACCTTAAACAGTAATTGTATTTAATTTCGACTCCAGCACCTCGTTTAATTTGTACGACCATTAAAAAATACCAATTCAGTTCTAAAGTCATCACAATACGATCTTCATGATCTAGGAAATAATTATCTAAAACCACATCTCCTTTAAAGCCTAAATTCTTGTAAATGTTTAAGGCGCTCTGGTTATCTGGATATACGGTTAAGGCCACTTCCTTAGCATTTGCGTTTTTTAAGACGGCTATTATTTTCTCTGTTAATTGTTTTCCTAGTCCTTGCCCTCTGGCTTTGTCATGCACACCTAGAGACAACAACCAACCTTGCATAAGTTCGGTGTTTAAACCACCTATGGCATAGCCTAAAATTTGATTTTGGTCTTTTGCGACTAGAAAATAATGCCCAGAGATGTCAAATAATTGCCTAACCACAAACGGCGGATAACTGTCGGTGTTAAAAACATGTTGCTCTATGGCGATTATGCCCTCTAGGTCTTCTAATGTTGCTTGGCTAATTGTAATCATGAAAATAGTGTTTTATATCGTTTTTTAGTTTTATTAATTTGAAAAATTTGTTTCCTAGGTTTACGGAAGACCGCTCAGATACTTTTCTGTCTCACAACAGTTCATAAAGTCCAGATTTAATTATTTTAATGGTTGTAATATAGTGATGATTTCCTGCCTGTAAAGTCAATGTATATGCTATTTTTTAAATGGTGATTTTTTATAAACTATCACTACTCTAAATCTTTCAATTTTATATGAAACGCATAAAGAATAATACCGTATGAATCTGTTAGAGAATGTCAATTTGACACATAAACACCTGTTAATGCGCTAATTAACTGAATAATTGTCAGAAAAAAGACCCAAAGACAACACTTATAAGGTTTGGTATTCCTTTTGCTTTACATGCATTGAAGTCAAATGAGATTTCAAGTTTAAAATATTGTTTAATTTAAAATTTTGTAAAAATGAGCAATTTAGTAAATGTTCCTAACAATCGAGGTTTGGCTAAAACAAATTCTAATTCCAACTTCCCTAGTTTATCGAATTGGTTGGACGATGTTTTTAACAGAGATTTACCATCTGTATTAACCTCAAACTTTAATACGGGTATCACACTTCCAAAAGTGAATATTAAAGAAACTACCGATGCTTTTGAAGTAGAGATGGCTGTACCTGGCTTAAAAAAGTCTGATTTCAAACTTGATGTTGATAATGATGTGTTGTCAATTTCTACTGAAATTACCGAAGAAAAAGAAGATAAAAACGATCACTATACGCGAAGAGAATTTG
Encoded here:
- a CDS encoding Hsp20/alpha crystallin family protein, which gives rise to MSNLVNVPNNRGLAKTNSNSNFPSLSNWLDDVFNRDLPSVLTSNFNTGITLPKVNIKETTDAFEVEMAVPGLKKSDFKLDVDNDVLSISTEITEEKEDKNDHYTRREFGYSSFKRSFTLPESVDDDKIEAHYKEGILSVILPKKEEAKQKSARRIEIS